The genomic window ACTTTTTTAACATTTAGAAAATCAATCAAATACCCATAAAAACAAAATCCCTACCAAATACTCATTATGTTAATGAAATATTAAATCATAAAAATATTTTATTATTTTTTTTAAAAAGATATAAACATATCATTATTATTCATATCTTAGTGATGTATTAATCATATAAAATTACATTCATGAAAAATTTGAAAAAATTAAACAGAAACGAGTTAAAAACTATTTCAGGAAACGGACTACTTGATAACATTACTGGTGTTGTTAATGGTTTAGGTACTACTGCTGGTGGTGCTGTTGTAGGCCTAACCGGTGTTGTAGGCGGTGTCGTTGGTGGTGTAGTAGGTACAGTAGGTGGTGCAGTAACAGGAGCTACTGGTGTTGCAACAACAACATTATGCAACGTTCAGTGTGTAGTTAATGGTGTTATCACTATTAAGCTTCTTGCTTGCGGATCTACTTGTTAAGAAATAAACAAGTCTAGTTAAGGTATAACCGCTCTTTTATTAGAGCGGTTTTTTTCTATCATAGTTAATTGAAGCAGGATAAAATCCTAAAAGGGTAGTGGTTTTCAGGTTAAACAGTCCATCAGCAAATCAAAAGTAAGCGATATTCACGATCTTTTTCGATTGGTGCTCTGTGTATACAAGGCAACACTTGCTGATCAGGATGATCTACCGCCAGTTTCCAGAGATTACCCTGTCCTAGATTAATCAGTTTAGCATCAGGTTTAGCCCGGTAATGCAAATCAAAAAAACATTCCTTCAGGAAAATTTTAAATCCTTCTTCCGGTCCGTCATACAATTCTCTGAGTTTCTTTCGAATTTCCGGTACCAGAATTTTTTGTTCAGCCTGTCTATTAGGCAAAATATCGCTTGCAGCTCCATGATAAGTGCATAAAAAAGTATCTGTAGGAACAGGAGAGCGGTCTACATGGAACGAATATACATCTGTTGAAATAAAATCAAATTCATCATCACGCTCATAGCATTTCAGTAAATTGAGAGATGGCGATGCTCCAAAGCGGGTTAAGGATTGCAGATCATTTATGATAATTTCCCTGGCTTTATTTCCTTCATTGGTTAACTTTAGAGACAGCAGATCTTCAACAGAAACCTCAGTAATGTTTTCTTTTAGCTTGAGTTGCAGTACAATTTCTTCAAAATCTCCATCCAGATTTCTTTGCCAAAAGAGCGCATTGATATTTCCCTGAAAATTAGTATTCATAAGTTCATTAAATGAAGAAACCGGTTGAATCTGATTCTCTATAGAAGTAATTTTGTCCATATTTATCTGATGCCACCCAAATTCGTGAGTGCTGTTATATCTTTCAACGAAAGTATGAATTTTAGAATCAGGATTTGGCTTCATACCAAAAATTTTACGGTTACTGAATTTTGAAAGAAGTATTAAATAAAAAGAGAACCTGAAATAAACACAATTTAACTAATATACTGTGCAATTTGTTCATATTAATATAATGATTAAAAGAAAAACTAGAAATAGTAATCATTTCTAAACATTTTCCTATTTAACAAATTTCATTTCTGTTCATTTTTGATGTTCATATTTGTCAAAAAAAAATTCTGTAAAAATAATCACCTAAAATATGCTATTAAGTTTAAATAGATAAAAAAATGTAAAATAATATAACTTTCATATAAATAAAAAGTATTAGAATTCGGTCATTTTACTGTACAAGCTTTGATATTAAAAATTAGGGTTTAATTTGTTTCTTTCTTAGTACATTATTGATGTACATAAAATCAAATTACATTATATTTGATGTAATTGAGTAAAATGTACTTTCTATGATAATTGGATATGCAAGAGTAAGCACTCTGGAACAAAATTTAAATTTACAAACCGATGCTTTAAAAAATATTGGTGCTGAAAAAATTTTTGTTGATAAAGTAAGCGGTGTAAAGTCTCACAAAGTACAATTAGAAGAATTGTTAGAATATATTAGGAAAGGTGATACTTTAACTGTATGGCGATTAGATAGGATAGGAAGAAATACCGTTGGTTTAATTCAATTTGTAAATGAGCTTAACGAAAAAGGTATTCACTTTAAGTCTATAACTGAAAACATTGACACCAGTTCCACAAGTGGTAAGCTTATTTTTCAAATTTTTTGTGTTTTGGCGGAACACGAAAGAAATGTCTTAATTGAAAGAACAAATGCAGGATTAAAATTTGCAAGAGCAAGAGGAAAAAACGGAGGTCGCCCAAAAGGACTAACAGAAAAATATAAAAAGATAGCTCCTTTAGTAAAAGCTTCATACGATGCTAAAGAATTACCTATAGAGGAAATTATGAAAGCTTTTAATATTGGAAGTAAGACAACTTTTTATAAAATAATTAATTCTTAAAAACGATACAATGATAACCATTGATGAACAAATTGAGCAAGTCTTAAAAACAATTGAAATTGAAACGGGTATTAATAGGAAAGATTTTATTTCAAATTCAAGAAAACCAATTTTATTGGAAGCAAGAAAAAAAGCTGCAAAGCTATTAATTACAGATGCACATTTATCCGATGATGGAATTGCAAAAGTTTTGGGAATTTCAAAAAGTACAGCTAATACTTATAGAAATAGTCTTGGTTTTCATAAAAGATATTAAAAAAAATAATCTCAAATAACGATTCGATGAAAAATAAAAAGCTACTCTATATAACATCTTTTCTATTCTTAATAGTGTTTCTTTTGAGTTTTATTTTAATACAGATAGAAGTGAGAAATACATATATTGATATTATTTACTCAGCGGTTATCTTAACAACTATGGTTACTAATGTAGCTTTATTTTTTAATCTAATACTAAATCTAAAAGATAAATCTAAAAAAATGATCAAATGCAAGAAAAGCAAATACTTATAGATTATTTATCTCAAAATGGATCTCAAATAACGATTATAATCATTTTATGACAAGAATTCTCTACACTTCAAAAAATGAAAAAAACTATACTTTTTTATATGATTTTCAACGAAAATTTTTAGAAGACCACAATGGTAATGTATTAATTTTTGAAATTTGGGAGGAAGGGAAAGAAGAATTTGACAAGTTTAGTTTTATGCTCCGTGAAATGGAAAATGGCACTGATTTGAAAGTCGTTGATTTGTTTTCAGATTCAAAAAAATATTATTTAGGAAAAGGAATTTCAAGAGCGATGATTTTACATTGTAAAAATTTATTTGTGAAACGTATTATTTCTGAACGAGAAAATAAAAACTGGGAAGAAGCTCGGACAAAAGTTTGGGAACGCATGAAAGCTAACGGAGAAGTTGCATATTGTGAATCTAAAGATTTTTACTTTACAATATGATAAAATTAAACTATTAAAATAATCTCAAAAAACGAAACTTTGAAAAAAATATATATTCTAATTTTATCCCTTATTATAGTGTTTTCATGTAAAGAAAAACTTACAGAAGAACAAATTATAATTAATCAAAATAAAAAAGCTATTGATTCTTTAACATATATAAGAAATAATTTGCATCCTGAATATTTAAAAACAGGTAATTCTGAATTAATTGCAAATGAAATAATAAAAAATAGCTTATCAGTACTTGAAATAGATACTAAAAATTTAGAAGCACTTAAAGATTTAGCTCATTTTAATTTTGAATTAAAAAATTATAAAGATGCTGTACATTATTATACCATTTTAATAGATTTAAAAGACGATACGAATAATAGATATGTTACCCCATATTACCTTCAAAGAGGATTGGCAAAATATCATCTGAAAGATTTTAATGGAGCAATAGAAGATCTTCAACAGTATAAAAATGAAAACACTGATAAAAGAACAGTTGGCTATACAGAGGCATGCTATTATTTAGGGATTTGTTATAAAAATATAAATGATCAATCTAATGCATGTGATAATTTTAGAACGTATGCTGAAAACGTGGCAACTGATGAAGCTTGGAATCTAATTGCAGAATATTGTAATTAGTCTAAAAAACTGATAATATGGAAACAAAAAGAATTGAATTTATTATTAAAGATCTATTAGAATTAATAAAATTATTTTCTTCAAATATTGATTTGTATCAAACTGAAAGTTCAAGTCATTTATATGAAATGAAACTTCCATTTGAAAAATTTATTGATGATAATGGTTATAGTTGTGAAGAAATTTTTCATGCTTTTAAAAACTTAGATGATGAAACATCGGAATGGATTTCATATTCTAAAAATGGTAAAAAAATTAAACAAATAGCACCTTTTTCTACTGGAGTAAAATTTAATCATAATGAACAGTTAATAGAATTTGAAATAAGAGATTATTGGTTAAGAAAAATAATAAAAGGTGATTTGATAATTGATTATCAAAAATTAACTGAGTTTAAGCCTAATTTTATTATTGAAATTTAAAATCTCAAATCTCAAAAAACGATACTATGAGAACACCGATACAAGAACTACTTTTTAAAGCAATGCATTTTGTTAATAGAAGAGAAGATTTTTTAAATTTTCTAGGGAACAATCAAAAATTACTACAAACTGATGAAAAGGAGTTTATTAAAAAGGTATATAAAGATGCATTGAAAGATTCTGATTTAGCAGATTCCGAAAAAGAAAATAAAGCCGAGATATACTATGTAAACTTCCCTAAAAATGTATCCATTTAAAGATAGAGTTTTTGGTTTAAAAAACTTTAAATTTAAAAAAGCAAATCAATGGTGGATAGAATATAACTATAATAGGCCACACGAAGCATTAGGGAATATAAGTCCTAAAAAATATAAACAAAAAATGAAAGAAGAATCTATCATTTAGAATGGAAACAAAATTGGGTAGCTTACAGTGTACCATCATCTTTTATTAATAGTGGTAATCTTTTATATGAAACTTTATTAAAAGTTCTAATAAACATACAATTAATTCATTAATATAAATATAGTAATTAATTAAATAATTAAGCTTTTAATTAATATGAACAAATATGCCACCATAAATAATTTAACATAATATAAATTATAGGATTTTTAATTTCTATTTAAAAAGACTTATCCGCTTACTATTTCATCCTTTTTCTTTATCTATCATTGATCACAATTTTGATTAAAGTATTCTTGTAGATAAAGATGCATTCAAAAAAAATATTTTATTTATGGTTTTAAGTTTTTATATTTTCTCAAGGCTACTAGTATTTTAGAAGGCTGAGAATCCGCTGTACGATTTCAACTCAGGAAAAACTCCGTACATCTAAAAGATTGGATGGTTATTTTTTTTACTCAATCAATTAGAAAACAGTCATATATTATCAATATTCTAAAAATTTAGCAAAAATAATTTGCGTAGTTAAATAACTTCATATAAATTTGTAGCCAAATAGCTACATAATGAATTTAAGACGGGATGTATTTCAGGCCATAGCAGATCCTACCAGAAGATCTATATTGATGCTGGTGGCAGCACAATCTATGACTGCAGGTGCCATTGCTTCAAATTTTGATACTGCAAGACCCACCG from Chryseobacterium camelliae includes these protein-coding regions:
- a CDS encoding bacteriocin-like protein, with protein sequence MKNLKKLNRNELKTISGNGLLDNITGVVNGLGTTAGGAVVGLTGVVGGVVGGVVGTVGGAVTGATGVATTTLCNVQCVVNGVITIKLLACGSTC
- a CDS encoding DUF1826 domain-containing protein produces the protein MDKITSIENQIQPVSSFNELMNTNFQGNINALFWQRNLDGDFEEIVLQLKLKENITEVSVEDLLSLKLTNEGNKAREIIINDLQSLTRFGASPSLNLLKCYERDDEFDFISTDVYSFHVDRSPVPTDTFLCTYHGAASDILPNRQAEQKILVPEIRKKLRELYDGPEEGFKIFLKECFFDLHYRAKPDAKLINLGQGNLWKLAVDHPDQQVLPCIHRAPIEKDREYRLLLIC
- a CDS encoding recombinase family protein, which gives rise to MIIGYARVSTLEQNLNLQTDALKNIGAEKIFVDKVSGVKSHKVQLEELLEYIRKGDTLTVWRLDRIGRNTVGLIQFVNELNEKGIHFKSITENIDTSSTSGKLIFQIFCVLAEHERNVLIERTNAGLKFARARGKNGGRPKGLTEKYKKIAPLVKASYDAKELPIEEIMKAFNIGSKTTFYKIINS
- a CDS encoding tetratricopeptide repeat protein; amino-acid sequence: MKKIYILILSLIIVFSCKEKLTEEQIIINQNKKAIDSLTYIRNNLHPEYLKTGNSELIANEIIKNSLSVLEIDTKNLEALKDLAHFNFELKNYKDAVHYYTILIDLKDDTNNRYVTPYYLQRGLAKYHLKDFNGAIEDLQQYKNENTDKRTVGYTEACYYLGICYKNINDQSNACDNFRTYAENVATDEAWNLIAEYCN